The proteins below are encoded in one region of Enhydrobacter sp.:
- the lpdA gene encoding dihydrolipoyl dehydrogenase: MANETFDLVVIGAGPGGYVAAIRAAQLGMKVAVVEKRATFGGTCLNVGCIPSKALLQSSHLFEQAGHDLAVHGIELGLPRLDFAQLMKRKNEVVDATTKGVAFLFRKNRITAFQGTGRIEKAGSVAVLGDDGAVKETLSARNILIASGSESTPLPGVTIDEKKIVSSTGALELAEVPRRLVVVGAGIIGLELGSVWRRLGSDVTVIEFLDRITPGVDDEVTKHFHRMLAKQGLKFRLGSKVTRAEPSAGGIAITVEPAKGGAPETLEADILLVSIGRRPYVEGLGLDKAGVKLSSRGRIEVDAHFQTSVPGIYAIGDAIDGPMLAHKASEDGIACVETLAGQKGHVNWDLVPSVVYTQPEVAWVGKTEEQLKAEGIAYKIGKYPFTADPRSRANGATEGFVKVLADKATDQVLGVHVIGAEAGTMIAEAVMAMEFSASAEDIGRVCHAHPTVNEAMKEAALAAWDRPIHL; this comes from the coding sequence ATGGCAAACGAAACCTTTGATCTGGTGGTGATCGGCGCCGGGCCCGGCGGCTATGTGGCGGCGATCCGGGCGGCGCAGCTCGGCATGAAGGTCGCGGTGGTCGAGAAGCGCGCGACTTTCGGCGGAACCTGCCTGAACGTCGGATGCATCCCGTCCAAAGCGCTGCTGCAGTCGTCCCACCTCTTCGAGCAGGCGGGCCATGATCTCGCGGTTCACGGCATAGAGCTCGGCTTGCCCAGGCTCGACTTCGCGCAGCTCATGAAGCGCAAGAACGAGGTGGTCGACGCCACCACCAAGGGGGTCGCCTTCCTGTTCCGGAAGAACAGGATCACGGCCTTCCAGGGCACCGGCCGCATCGAGAAGGCGGGTTCGGTCGCCGTCCTGGGCGACGACGGCGCGGTCAAGGAGACGCTGTCGGCCAGGAACATCCTGATCGCCTCCGGCTCGGAATCGACGCCGCTGCCGGGCGTCACGATCGACGAGAAGAAGATCGTGTCCTCGACCGGCGCGCTCGAGCTTGCCGAGGTGCCCAGGCGCCTCGTGGTCGTGGGCGCCGGCATCATCGGCCTGGAGCTGGGCTCGGTCTGGCGCCGTCTCGGCTCGGATGTGACGGTGATCGAGTTCCTCGACCGCATCACACCCGGCGTCGACGACGAGGTGACCAAGCACTTCCATCGCATGCTCGCGAAGCAGGGCCTGAAGTTCAGGCTGGGCTCGAAGGTGACCAGGGCCGAGCCTTCGGCCGGCGGCATTGCGATCACCGTCGAGCCGGCCAAGGGCGGTGCACCCGAGACGCTCGAAGCCGACATCCTGCTGGTGTCGATCGGCCGGCGGCCGTACGTCGAGGGCCTGGGTCTCGACAAGGCGGGCGTCAAGCTCTCGTCGCGCGGCCGCATCGAGGTCGATGCGCATTTCCAGACCTCGGTGCCCGGCATCTATGCGATCGGCGATGCGATCGACGGACCGATGCTCGCCCACAAGGCAAGCGAGGACGGTATCGCCTGCGTCGAAACGCTGGCCGGCCAGAAGGGCCATGTGAACTGGGATCTCGTGCCCTCGGTCGTCTATACCCAGCCGGAGGTGGCCTGGGTCGGCAAGACCGAGGAGCAGCTCAAGGCGGAGGGCATCGCCTACAAGATCGGAAAGTATCCCTTCACGGCCGATCCGCGCAGCCGCGCCAACGGCGCCACCGAGGGCTTCGTGAAGGTGCTGGCCGACAAGGCGACCGACCAGGTGCTGGGCGTGCACGTCATCGGCGCCGAGGCCGGCACCATGATCGCCGAGGCAGTGATGGCGATGGAGTTCTCGGCCTCGGCCGAGGATATCGGCCGCGTCTGCCACGCCCATCCGACTGTGAACGAAGCGATGAAGGAGGCCGCCCTCGCGGCCTGGGACAGGCCGATCCACCTGTAG
- a CDS encoding anti-sigma factor — MTGRDAVVREEDLQAYVDGCAGGERRTEIEAYLAQHPDVRERVMLEQRQRATLRGQLGGKFAEPVPSRLWIVNIQAARRRRWARRAGLAAAGVLLFAGGIGAGWIGASRTETAAARATPATTAVADSASAAYRTFVVEVAHPVEVDARHEAHLLQWLSRRLGKPLVAPDLSRFGYRLMGGRLLPSDDGAAAQLMYDDPAGKRLTVYVRAAQGNETAFRFRHEGEISTFAWIDRGFGFAVTGAVSRDELLPIAEAVYHRLNGGGAGTAKD; from the coding sequence ATGACCGGCCGGGACGCCGTGGTCCGGGAGGAGGATCTGCAGGCCTATGTCGACGGTTGCGCCGGCGGCGAGCGGCGGACCGAGATCGAAGCCTATCTGGCGCAGCATCCGGATGTGCGCGAGCGCGTGATGCTGGAACAGCGGCAGCGCGCGACGCTGCGCGGCCAGCTCGGGGGCAAGTTCGCCGAACCGGTCCCGTCCCGACTGTGGATCGTCAATATCCAGGCCGCGCGCCGGCGCCGATGGGCACGACGGGCCGGCCTGGCCGCGGCGGGTGTGCTGCTGTTTGCCGGCGGCATCGGCGCCGGCTGGATCGGCGCAAGCCGAACCGAAACGGCCGCGGCACGAGCGACGCCGGCCACGACCGCGGTTGCCGACAGCGCGTCGGCCGCCTACCGCACCTTCGTCGTCGAAGTCGCCCATCCGGTCGAGGTCGACGCCCGGCACGAGGCCCACCTGCTGCAATGGCTGTCGCGGCGCCTCGGCAAGCCGCTGGTCGCGCCCGATCTCAGCCGCTTCGGCTACCGCCTGATGGGCGGACGGCTGTTGCCATCGGACGATGGCGCAGCCGCCCAGCTCATGTACGACGATCCGGCGGGCAAGCGTCTCACGGTCTATGTCCGGGCCGCACAGGGCAACGAGACGGCCTTCCGTTTCCGGCACGAGGGCGAGATCTCGACTTTCGCCTGGATCGACCGCGGTTTCGGCTTCGCGGTCACGGGCGCCGTGTCGCGCGACGAGCTGCTGCCGATCGCCGAGGCGGTCTACCACCGTCTGAACGGCGGCGGTGCGGGGACGGCAAAGGACTGA
- a CDS encoding sigma-70 family RNA polymerase sigma factor → MADIAALLEQQIPALRRYAYALLRDHERADDLVQDTLERALSRWALRRADGDLRAWLFAIQRNLYLSRWRQDRRRESPVAMEDAALPGVPARQESTLEVHDVLAALDQLPEEQKSLLLLVGVEDFSYDEAARILGMPVGTVMSRLSRARQRLRAIVETGRTTLLRRVK, encoded by the coding sequence ATGGCCGACATTGCCGCCCTTCTGGAGCAGCAGATCCCGGCGCTGCGCCGCTATGCCTACGCCCTGCTGCGCGACCACGAGCGCGCCGACGATCTCGTGCAGGACACGCTGGAGCGGGCGCTGTCGCGCTGGGCGCTGCGACGCGCCGACGGCGATCTGCGGGCCTGGCTGTTCGCCATCCAGCGCAACCTTTACCTCAGCCGCTGGCGGCAGGACCGCCGCCGGGAAAGCCCGGTCGCGATGGAGGATGCGGCCCTCCCCGGCGTGCCGGCCCGGCAGGAGAGCACGCTCGAGGTCCACGACGTGCTGGCGGCGCTCGACCAGCTCCCCGAGGAGCAGAAGTCGCTGCTGCTGCTGGTGGGGGTCGAGGATTTCTCCTACGACGAGGCGGCGCGCATCCTGGGCATGCCGGTCGGCACGGTGATGTCGCGCCTGTCGCGGGCCCGCCAGCGGCTGCGCGCGATCGTCGAGACCGGCCGCACAACATTGCTCCGGAGAGTGAAATGA
- a CDS encoding tyrosine recombinase XerC yields the protein MPGSLAAAREAWRDWLKSERRLADHTLVAYEHDVATFLGFMTSYLGAPPTLDALARLKPAEFRAWLADRARNGLARPSTARAVSSVRSFFHFLDREKLAHNASIGTLQTPRLPHAVPKALSEADMDEVLEAESEREREPWIDKRDAAVLLLLYGAGLRIGEALGLTKAMVEDLLGAGRDTLAVTGKGRKTRIVPLLPQALEALAAYRDACPHLAALAGSHAFFLGARGGPLDPAIVQKRVREIRRQLGLPDSVTPHVLRHSFATHLLGAGGDLRTIQELLGHASLSTTQRYTDVDAARLTSVYRAAHPRAKAR from the coding sequence ATGCCGGGGAGTCTCGCGGCCGCGCGCGAGGCATGGCGGGACTGGCTGAAAAGCGAGCGACGGCTCGCCGATCATACCCTCGTCGCCTACGAGCACGACGTCGCGACCTTCCTCGGCTTCATGACCAGCTATCTCGGCGCACCGCCGACGCTCGACGCGCTCGCCAGGCTGAAGCCCGCCGAGTTCCGCGCCTGGCTCGCCGACCGCGCCCGCAACGGGCTGGCGCGCCCCTCGACGGCGCGCGCGGTGTCCTCGGTGCGCTCCTTCTTCCACTTCCTCGACAGGGAAAAGCTCGCGCACAATGCCAGCATCGGCACGCTGCAGACGCCCAGGCTGCCGCACGCGGTGCCCAAGGCGCTCTCGGAGGCCGACATGGACGAGGTTCTCGAGGCCGAGTCCGAACGGGAGCGCGAGCCCTGGATCGACAAGCGCGACGCGGCCGTCCTGCTGCTGCTCTACGGCGCCGGCCTGCGCATCGGCGAGGCGCTCGGCCTCACCAAGGCGATGGTCGAGGACCTCCTGGGCGCGGGCCGTGACACGCTGGCCGTTACCGGCAAGGGCCGCAAGACCCGGATCGTGCCGCTCCTGCCACAGGCGCTCGAGGCGCTGGCCGCCTATCGCGACGCCTGTCCGCATCTCGCCGCCCTCGCCGGCAGCCATGCCTTCTTCCTCGGCGCGCGCGGCGGCCCGCTCGACCCCGCGATCGTGCAGAAGCGGGTGCGCGAGATCCGCCGGCAGCTCGGCCTGCCCGACTCGGTGACGCCGCACGTCCTGCGCCACTCCTTCGCCACCCATCTTCTGGGCGCGGGCGGCGACCTGCGCACCATCCAGGAGCTGCTGGGCCACGCCTCGCTCTCGACCACCCAGCGCTACACCGACGTCGACGCCGCCCGCCTGACCTCCGTCTATCGCGCCGCCCATCCCAGGGCGAAGGCGCGGTAG
- a CDS encoding DUF484 family protein gives MGGRETEGTVEAPDGSGRQVKLITADDVVAYLKAHPDFFTKHAELAGELGLSSPIQGPGVIDMQQAILKRLRSEIDRLKSERTEIIANSRQNQIVQNRIQAAVISIIQASSFEKMIHVVTHELPDLLDVDFIALAIEGTPDAPKRAASVRGVYVLEPGAIDAAVGADKHARLRSHVTGEEAFFGDVARFVQSDVLLRLRVSSGSPDGVMCFGSRNPEAFGPDMATELLFFLAKVLENTIRAWLDLPE, from the coding sequence ATGGGCGGAAGGGAGACCGAGGGCACCGTGGAGGCGCCCGACGGGTCGGGGCGGCAGGTGAAGCTGATCACGGCCGACGATGTCGTGGCCTATCTCAAGGCCCACCCCGATTTCTTCACCAAGCATGCCGAGCTGGCGGGCGAGCTTGGCCTCTCTTCCCCGATCCAGGGTCCGGGCGTCATCGACATGCAGCAGGCGATCCTGAAGCGCCTGCGTTCGGAGATCGATCGCCTCAAGAGCGAGCGCACGGAGATCATCGCCAACTCCAGGCAGAACCAGATCGTCCAGAACCGAATCCAGGCGGCGGTGATCAGCATCATCCAGGCGTCGAGCTTCGAGAAGATGATCCATGTCGTCACCCACGAGCTGCCCGATCTCCTGGACGTCGATTTCATCGCCCTCGCGATCGAGGGCACGCCCGACGCGCCGAAGAGGGCGGCGTCGGTGCGCGGCGTCTATGTGCTCGAGCCGGGCGCGATCGATGCCGCCGTCGGCGCCGACAAGCATGCCCGCCTGCGCAGCCACGTCACGGGCGAGGAAGCCTTCTTCGGCGATGTCGCCCGGTTCGTGCAGTCCGACGTGCTCTTGCGCCTGCGTGTGTCGTCCGGCTCGCCGGATGGCGTGATGTGCTTCGGCTCGCGCAACCCGGAGGCGTTCGGGCCGGACATGGCGACCGAGCTCCTGTTCTTCCTGGCCAAGGTGCTGGAAAACACCATCCGCGCCTGGCTCGACCTGCCCGAGTAG
- the fsa gene encoding fructose-6-phosphate aldolase: MKFFVDTADVAEIKDLAASGLLDGVTTNPSLIMKSGRPMLEVIKEVCAVVPGPVSAETVSTDHKRMLEEGRKLAKIAKNVAVKVPLTPDGLKTCKALVSEGTMVNVTLCFSAAQALLAAKAGATFVSPFVGRLDDIGQDGMHLIAEIMTIFRQYPDYKTQVLVASVRHSQHVIQAAKLGADVATVPPNVLRGLFKHVLTDNGLKAFLDDWAKTGQSIL, encoded by the coding sequence ATGAAGTTCTTCGTCGATACCGCCGATGTCGCCGAGATCAAGGACCTCGCCGCATCGGGGCTCCTGGATGGGGTCACCACCAATCCCTCGCTGATCATGAAGTCCGGCCGACCCATGCTCGAGGTGATCAAGGAAGTCTGCGCCGTCGTTCCCGGCCCGGTCAGCGCCGAGACGGTGTCGACCGACCACAAGCGGATGCTCGAGGAAGGCAGGAAGCTCGCCAAGATCGCCAAGAATGTGGCGGTGAAGGTGCCGCTCACGCCCGACGGCCTCAAGACCTGCAAGGCGTTGGTCTCGGAGGGCACGATGGTGAACGTCACGCTCTGCTTCTCGGCGGCGCAGGCGCTGCTGGCGGCCAAGGCGGGAGCCACCTTCGTCTCGCCCTTCGTCGGCCGCCTCGACGATATCGGCCAGGACGGCATGCATCTCATCGCCGAGATCATGACGATCTTCCGCCAGTATCCGGACTACAAGACGCAGGTGCTGGTAGCTTCGGTGCGCCACAGCCAGCATGTGATCCAGGCGGCGAAGCTCGGTGCCGATGTCGCCACGGTGCCACCCAACGTATTGCGTGGCCTCTTCAAGCATGTGCTGACCGACAACGGGCTCAAGGCCTTCCTCGACGACTGGGCCAAGACCGGCCAGTCGATCCTCTGA
- a CDS encoding primosomal protein N' has product MENGNLRTVRVLLPLPLADAYDYSVPEGLEVAAGAFVIVPLGKRETIGVVWGEGTGDVPREKLRHVADILPALPMTDALRRFVEWVAAYTLAPPGAVLRMTMSSLSALEAARKETIYRLAPTALEGEPKLTAARRRVLEALKDGPAMPAAELAHLAGVGTSVVKTMAAAGLLEGVAREMRRAFPQPDGRRDGPALSDAQRRAAEALIARVKAHRFSATLLDGVPGAGKTEVYFEAIAAALGAGRQVLVLLPEIALTAQWLRRFEDRFGAAPASWHSDLTSLERRETWRGIADGRVKVVVGARSALFLPFAKLGLIVVDEEHDGSFKQEEGVTYNARDMAVVRARLVSAPVVLASATPSLESIANVTAGRYEALHLPARHGGQQLASLSAVDLRKTPPARGRWLSPPVVEAMRQTREAGEQVLLFLNRRGYAPITLCRACGHGLECPHCSAWLVEHRFRRTLVCHHCGYNEPPSAACKHCGAVDQFVACGPGVERIAEEAHALFADARLELFTSDTLINRHEATAAVERMIAGEIDILIGTQMAAKGHHFPNLTLVVVVDADLGLNGGDLRAAERTFQLLYQVAGRAGRQDRPGRALVQTHMPEHPVMQALVANDRDRFVAAELADRAAAGMPPYGRLASLIVSGPDASVVDNVCAAIARRAPHRAGVSVLGPSVAPLALLRGRHRRRFLLKTGRDVAVQPLLRAWLSEIGLPGSVRLQIDVDPYSFL; this is encoded by the coding sequence GTGGAAAACGGCAACCTCCGGACAGTGCGTGTCCTTCTGCCGCTCCCCCTTGCCGATGCCTATGACTACAGCGTGCCGGAGGGCCTCGAGGTTGCGGCGGGCGCCTTCGTCATCGTGCCGCTGGGCAAGCGCGAGACGATCGGCGTCGTGTGGGGCGAGGGCACGGGCGACGTGCCGCGCGAGAAGCTGCGCCACGTGGCCGACATCCTTCCGGCGCTGCCGATGACCGACGCGTTGCGGCGCTTCGTCGAATGGGTCGCGGCCTACACACTCGCGCCGCCCGGGGCCGTGCTGCGCATGACCATGAGCTCGCTGTCGGCGCTCGAGGCGGCGCGCAAGGAGACGATCTATCGCCTGGCGCCGACGGCCCTCGAAGGCGAGCCGAAGCTGACGGCTGCCCGGCGGCGCGTGCTGGAGGCGTTGAAGGACGGCCCGGCCATGCCGGCGGCCGAGCTCGCGCATCTCGCCGGAGTCGGAACCTCGGTGGTGAAGACCATGGCCGCGGCCGGCCTGCTCGAGGGCGTGGCGCGCGAGATGCGGCGCGCCTTCCCGCAGCCCGACGGCCGCCGCGACGGGCCGGCGCTCTCCGACGCGCAAAGGCGTGCCGCCGAGGCCCTGATCGCCAGGGTGAAGGCGCATCGTTTCTCGGCGACGCTGCTCGACGGCGTGCCCGGCGCCGGCAAGACCGAGGTCTATTTCGAGGCGATCGCCGCGGCGCTGGGCGCAGGCCGCCAGGTGCTGGTGCTGCTGCCCGAGATCGCGCTCACCGCACAATGGCTCAGGCGCTTCGAGGATCGCTTCGGTGCCGCGCCTGCCTCGTGGCACTCCGATCTCACCAGCCTGGAACGGCGCGAGACCTGGCGCGGCATCGCCGACGGGCGCGTGAAGGTGGTGGTGGGGGCCCGCTCGGCCCTGTTCCTGCCGTTCGCGAAGCTGGGGCTGATCGTCGTCGACGAGGAGCACGACGGCTCGTTCAAGCAGGAGGAAGGCGTCACCTACAATGCGCGCGACATGGCGGTGGTGCGCGCCCGGCTGGTCTCGGCGCCGGTCGTGCTCGCCTCGGCGACGCCGTCGCTGGAAAGCATCGCCAACGTGACGGCTGGCCGTTACGAGGCGCTGCACCTGCCGGCGCGGCACGGCGGACAGCAGCTCGCGAGCCTGTCGGCAGTCGATTTGCGCAAGACCCCGCCCGCACGCGGTCGCTGGCTGTCGCCGCCGGTCGTCGAGGCGATGAGGCAGACGCGCGAGGCCGGCGAGCAGGTTCTGCTGTTCCTGAACCGACGTGGCTATGCGCCAATCACCCTGTGCCGCGCGTGCGGGCACGGCCTCGAATGTCCGCATTGCTCGGCATGGCTGGTCGAGCACCGCTTTCGCCGCACGCTGGTCTGCCATCACTGCGGCTACAACGAGCCGCCGAGCGCGGCATGCAAGCATTGCGGCGCGGTCGACCAGTTCGTCGCCTGCGGGCCGGGCGTCGAGCGCATCGCCGAGGAGGCGCATGCGCTCTTTGCCGACGCGCGGCTCGAGCTCTTCACGTCGGATACCCTGATCAATCGTCACGAGGCGACAGCCGCCGTCGAACGCATGATCGCGGGCGAGATCGACATCCTGATCGGCACACAGATGGCGGCGAAGGGGCACCATTTTCCCAATCTCACGCTCGTCGTCGTGGTCGACGCCGATCTGGGATTGAACGGCGGCGATCTGCGGGCCGCCGAACGGACCTTCCAGCTCCTCTATCAGGTGGCCGGCCGGGCGGGCCGCCAGGACCGGCCGGGCCGCGCGCTGGTGCAGACCCATATGCCGGAGCATCCGGTGATGCAGGCCCTGGTCGCGAACGATCGCGACCGCTTCGTCGCCGCCGAGCTGGCCGACCGGGCGGCGGCCGGCATGCCGCCTTATGGCCGGCTGGCCTCGCTGATTGTATCGGGACCCGATGCATCGGTCGTCGACAATGTCTGCGCCGCCATCGCGCGCCGCGCGCCGCACCGGGCCGGGGTCTCGGTGCTCGGCCCCTCGGTCGCGCCGCTCGCCCTGTTGCGCGGCCGTCACCGCCGCCGCTTCCTGCTCAAGACCGGCCGCGATGTTGCGGTGCAACCGTTGCTGCGCGCCTGGCTTTCCGAGATCGGCCTGCCGGGTTCCGTCCGACTGCAAATCGACGTCGATCCCTACTCTTTCCTGTGA
- a CDS encoding F0F1 ATP synthase subunit delta, with protein sequence MSDANSATSGVAGRYASALFELADNARALDQVAQDLASFRRLLDESADLARLIASPVIGREVQGKALLAVLDAAGIAGLTRNFVGTVAANGRARELPAMAAAFLAELARRRGETTATVTTAVPLSDAQLRQLTDTLRGVLGGARVSIDAHVNPDILGGLVVKVGSRLFDSSIRSKLQRLQLVMKGVA encoded by the coding sequence GTGTCAGACGCTAACTCCGCCACATCGGGTGTTGCCGGACGCTATGCCAGCGCGCTGTTCGAGCTCGCAGACAATGCCCGTGCGCTCGACCAGGTCGCGCAGGATCTCGCCAGCTTCCGCCGGCTCCTCGATGAAAGTGCCGACCTCGCGCGCCTGATCGCGAGCCCCGTCATCGGCCGCGAGGTGCAGGGCAAGGCGCTGCTGGCCGTGCTCGATGCCGCGGGCATCGCGGGCCTTACGCGCAATTTCGTCGGCACCGTGGCCGCCAACGGCCGTGCCCGCGAGCTGCCGGCGATGGCGGCCGCCTTCCTCGCCGAGCTGGCGCGCCGCCGCGGCGAGACCACGGCCACGGTCACGACGGCCGTGCCGCTCTCCGACGCCCAGCTCCGGCAGCTCACCGACACGCTGCGTGGCGTCCTGGGCGGCGCCAGGGTCTCCATCGATGCGCATGTCAACCCCGACATTCTCGGCGGCCTCGTCGTGAAGGTCGGCTCGCGCCTGTTCGATTCGTCTATCCGCAGCAAGCTGCAGCGCCTGCAGCTTGTCATGAAGGGAGTTGCCTAA
- the atpA gene encoding F0F1 ATP synthase subunit alpha, which yields MDIRAAEISAILKQQIANFGTEAEVAEVGQVLSVGDGIARVYGLDSVKAGEMVEFPGGIKGMALNLERDNVGVVIFGDDRTIREGDTVKRTGAIVDVPVGKGLLGRVVDGLGNPIDGKGPIQAAERRLVELKAPGIIPRKSVNEPMQTGLKAIDSLVPIGRGQRELIIGDRQTGKTAVAIDTFINQKPINKGTDESRKLYCVYVAVGQKRSTVAQIVKTLEDNGAMEYSIVVAATASDPAPMQFLAPYAGCAMGEYFRDNGMHAVIVYDDLSKQAVAYRQMSLLLRRPPGREAYPGDVFYLHSRLLERAAKLNEKNGSGSLTALPVIETQAGDVSAYIPTNVISITDGQIFLETELFYQGIRPAINVGLSVSRVGSAAQIKAMKQVAGTIKLELAQYREMAAFAQFASDLDASTQRLLARGQRLTELLKQGQYSPMPVEEQVASIYSGTRGFLDGLPVGRVGDYERQMLDALRAEGSILASIRDRREIVKETDDKLKAFLTDFTKKFA from the coding sequence ATGGATATCCGCGCGGCCGAGATCTCGGCCATTCTGAAGCAGCAGATCGCCAACTTCGGGACCGAGGCCGAAGTCGCCGAGGTCGGTCAGGTCCTGTCGGTCGGCGACGGCATCGCGCGCGTCTACGGCCTCGACAGCGTCAAGGCCGGCGAGATGGTCGAGTTTCCCGGCGGCATCAAGGGCATGGCGCTGAATCTCGAAAGGGACAATGTCGGCGTCGTCATCTTCGGCGACGACCGCACCATCAGGGAAGGCGACACCGTCAAGCGCACGGGCGCGATCGTCGACGTGCCGGTCGGCAAGGGCCTGCTCGGCCGCGTGGTCGACGGTCTCGGCAACCCGATCGACGGCAAGGGGCCGATCCAGGCCGCGGAGCGCCGCCTCGTCGAGCTGAAGGCGCCGGGCATCATTCCGCGCAAGTCGGTCAACGAGCCGATGCAGACCGGCCTCAAGGCCATCGACTCGCTGGTGCCGATCGGGCGCGGCCAGCGCGAGCTGATCATCGGCGACCGCCAGACCGGCAAGACCGCCGTCGCCATCGACACCTTCATCAACCAGAAGCCGATCAACAAGGGCACCGACGAAAGCCGCAAGCTCTATTGCGTCTATGTCGCCGTCGGCCAGAAGCGCTCGACCGTGGCGCAGATCGTGAAGACGCTCGAGGACAACGGCGCGATGGAGTATTCCATCGTCGTCGCGGCGACCGCGTCCGACCCGGCGCCGATGCAGTTCCTGGCGCCCTACGCCGGCTGCGCCATGGGCGAGTATTTCCGCGACAACGGCATGCACGCCGTGATCGTGTACGACGACCTTTCCAAGCAGGCGGTCGCCTACCGCCAGATGTCGCTGCTGCTGCGCCGCCCGCCGGGTCGCGAAGCCTATCCGGGCGACGTCTTCTACCTTCACTCGCGGCTGCTCGAGCGCGCGGCCAAGCTCAACGAGAAGAACGGCTCGGGCTCGCTGACGGCGCTGCCGGTCATCGAGACGCAGGCCGGCGATGTCTCGGCCTACATTCCGACCAACGTGATCTCGATCACCGACGGGCAGATCTTCCTCGAGACCGAGCTCTTCTATCAGGGCATCCGCCCGGCGATTAACGTCGGCCTGTCGGTGAGCCGCGTCGGCTCGGCGGCGCAGATCAAGGCGATGAAGCAGGTCGCCGGCACCATCAAGCTCGAGCTCGCGCAGTACCGCGAGATGGCGGCCTTCGCCCAGTTCGCCTCCGACCTCGACGCCTCGACCCAGCGCCTGCTGGCGCGCGGCCAGCGGCTCACCGAGCTCCTGAAGCAGGGCCAGTACAGTCCGATGCCGGTCGAGGAGCAGGTGGCCTCGATCTATTCCGGCACGCGCGGCTTCCTCGACGGCCTGCCGGTCGGCCGCGTCGGCGACTACGAGCGGCAGATGCTCGATGCGTTGCGCGCCGAGGGCTCGATCCTGGCCTCGATCCGCGACAGGCGCGAGATCGTGAAGGAGACCGACGACAAGCTGAAGGCGTTCCTGACCGACTTCACCAAGAAGTTCGCCTGA
- a CDS encoding F0F1 ATP synthase subunit gamma, which translates to MPSLKTFRLRIRSVQSTQKITKAMKMVAAAKLRRAQEQAMAARPYAEAMDKVLAALGQSFKGTGPRLLAGTGSDQVQLVIVATADRGLCGAFNSSIVREARRFVRALVNEGKTVKILCVGRKGRDQLRRDFGSMIIDTITDLGRPRLSFADAQKVATRLTELFDANEFDVATVIFNRFKSAMTQTVTVQQLIPPPPPEAGGAPATAGGAVYEFEPDEADILADLLPRNLTVQIFRVLLENAASFYGSQMTAMDNASRNAGDVIRKLTLQMNRTRQASITKELIEIISGAEAL; encoded by the coding sequence ATGCCCAGTCTGAAGACGTTCCGCCTTCGCATCCGAAGCGTCCAGTCGACGCAGAAGATCACGAAGGCCATGAAGATGGTCGCGGCGGCCAAGCTGCGGCGCGCCCAGGAGCAGGCGATGGCCGCCCGCCCCTACGCCGAGGCGATGGACAAGGTGCTGGCCGCGCTGGGGCAAAGCTTCAAGGGCACCGGTCCCAGGCTGCTCGCCGGCACCGGCTCGGACCAGGTGCAGCTCGTGATCGTGGCGACCGCCGACCGCGGTCTGTGCGGCGCCTTCAACAGCTCGATCGTGCGCGAGGCGCGCCGGTTCGTCCGCGCGCTGGTGAACGAGGGCAAGACCGTCAAGATCCTGTGCGTCGGCCGCAAGGGCCGCGACCAGCTTCGTCGCGACTTCGGTTCGATGATCATCGACACGATCACCGATCTCGGACGCCCCCGGCTTTCCTTCGCCGATGCGCAGAAGGTGGCGACGCGGCTCACCGAGCTGTTCGACGCCAACGAGTTCGATGTCGCGACGGTGATCTTCAACCGCTTCAAGTCGGCGATGACCCAGACGGTCACCGTGCAGCAGCTCATCCCGCCGCCGCCACCCGAGGCCGGCGGCGCTCCCGCCACGGCCGGGGGAGCGGTCTACGAGTTCGAGCCCGACGAGGCCGACATCCTGGCCGATCTGCTGCCGCGCAACCTCACCGTCCAGATCTTCCGCGTGCTGCTGGAGAACGCCGCGAGCTTCTACGGCTCGCAGATGACGGCGATGGACAATGCCTCGCGCAACGCCGGCGACGTCATCAGGAAGCTCACGCTGCAGATGAACCGCACGCGCCAGGCGTCGATCACCAAGGAACTCATCGAAATCATCTCCGGCGCCGAGGCCCTGTAG